TGATGGCGATGCTGTTGGCTTTTATCAGGCGCTGGGCTTTACCCGAGCAGGGAAAACCGAGCCGATGTGGGTTTATGCGGGTAATGATCACTAGTCATTAGCGTTTCATCCTTAGATTAATTACAACTGTTTTATTTAGAACCGGTGACCTCCGTGAGCCATTCCCGTTTTGCTCGTTTAGTACCTTTGTTTTTTGTTCTGCTCTGGAGCACCGGCTTTATTGGTGCAAAGTACGCGCTACCTTATATAGAGCCCTTTTATCTGCTGTTTATTCGGATGTTGCTAACTCTGGCGGTGTTTACGGGTCTGGCGTTGGTGTATCGTTCCCAATGGCCCTCGTTACGACAGGGAGGGCATCAGGCGGTTGTTGGGTTCCTCGTGCATGCCTGTTACCTGGGTGGCGTTTTTGCAGCGATTAAGTGGCAGATGCCGGCAGGTATTACCGCGATCATTGTTGGCTTACAGCCCTTGCTAACCGCTCTGATTGGCTGGCAGTGGCTGGGGGAACGGTTACGCTCATTGCAATGGATTGGTTTGATATTAGGTCTGTTGGGTGTCATCGCTATTCTGCTCAGCGGTCAGAATAGTGACACGCTGATCATTCGGCCGGAGGCTATTGTTGCCGCACTGTTGGCTCTGGTGGGTATTTCGCTGGGTACGCTGTATCAGAAGCGTTTTGGTGGGCAGGTTGACCTTTTGACCGGCTCAATCTGGCAGTATCTGGCTACTGCGGTAGTGATGGGGATACTGGCATTTTTCTTTGAAGAGCGCCATGTGGTGTGGAGCCCAACTTTATTGCTGGCTCTTGGCTGGTTAGTGTTTGGTCTGTCTATCTCGGCAATACTGCTGCTTATGTTTATGATTCGCGAAGGTGAGGCTGCCCGTGTGGCAAGTTATTTTTACCTGGTCCCCCCCGTGACGACACTGGAAGCCTGGATTCTCTTTGGCGAATCGTTAAATTGGATTCAGGTGGCCGCCATTATGGTTACTGTTTGCGGTGTATATCTGGTACTGAAACCTGGTGCAAAAATAAGATCGGCATAAGCTTTACTTACATCCTCAATTGATTATTTTCTGATCTATCGGACATCTTGTGAATATTGAAGTGCTGTTTGTTTTCGCTTTGCTATTGGTCACTATCGGTTTATTTATCTGGGATCGTATCCGGATGGACCTGGTGGCAATGATGGTTGTTGTGGCTTTGGCCGTTTCAGGCATTATCACTCCGGCTGAGACGGTATCTGGCTTTGGCCAGTCACTGGTCGTGATGATTGCTGGTTTGTTTGTGGTGGGTGAAGGGTTGTTTCGTACCGGTGTTGCCGCTGCTGTCGGTAACTGGATTATGCGGATGGGCGGGCAGAGTGAGAAAAAATTGCTACTGGTGTTAATTCCGGTCGTTGCGGGTATGTCTGCCGTGATGAGTTCCACCGGTGCCGTAGCTCTGTTTATTCCAGTGGTATTGAGTATCTGCCGCTCAGCCCGACTTCAACCTTCGCGAATGCTGATGCCGCTGTCGTTTGCATCACTGATCGGTGGCATGATGACGCTGATCGGTACACCACCGAATATGGTTGCCAGTACCCAGTTACAGGTAGCCGGGCTGGAACCCTTCAGTTTTTTTGATTTTACGCCGATTGGCGGCATTATCCTGCTCGTTGGTACTCTGTACCTGGTCTTTATTGCTCCCGCATTATTGCCTGACTCGGGTGTGAGGGAAGCGGTCCATCCCTATTTGAAAGAGTTTGCTGAACGTTACGGTATTCAGGATAACCTTTATCGACTGAGAGTCAGAAATGATTCAGAGCTGGTTGGCAAAACCGTTTCTGAGGCCCGTCTTCGCACCCAGTTCGAGGTGACAGTTTTTGCTATTCGGCGAGATGGAAAGCTCCTGTCTTCGTTGATGCCGGTATTAAGTGAGACGCTCATAGAAAGGGGTGACATCCTGCTCGCATATAGCGAGCCGGAAGGGATAGAAAAGATGTGCATTCAAACCGGTTGCATGTTTTTTGGCTTTCCGGACGATGAACGTACCCGAATGGATAAAGAATTTGGGGTAGCCGAGGTGATGCTGCATAACCGATCGCCCATTGTTGGCAAAACCATTCAGGGGGCCCGGTTCAGGGAGCAATACAATCTGAGTGTGATTGGTGTATTACGCGACGGCAAGCCACTTACCACCCGTTATAACGGAGAGCCGCTTGCTTTTGGTGACACACTGCTTTTGGCCGGAGGCTGGCGTTATATCGAGGCGCTGGAGGAACGGCATAACTTTGTTGTCTTGGAAACTCCTGCTGAAATGACGGAAAAATCCGCACGATGGGGGCATGCTCCGGTCGCACTATTTATCATGCTCAGTATGCTGGTGTTAATGATCAGCGGTGTATTGTCGAGCCTGAGTGCTATTTTACTGGCTGCCGTTGCGATGGTTCTTACCGGTTGCATCAATATGAATGAAGCCTATCGCTCGCTAAATGCAACCAGTCTGGTGTTGATTGCCGGTATGCTGCCTTTGGCGCTGGCGATACAGAAAAGTGGCGCTTTGGATCTTATTGTAAATGGGTTGCTCTCGATATTGGGCAGCAGTACACCGATCCTTATCTGTGCGGGTCTTTTTGTGCTTACCTCGGTATTGAGTCAGTTTATTTCTAATACAGCCACGACGGTTTTGATTGCTCCCATCGCGATTGCGATAGCCCAGGGGCTAGGCATGAACCCAGAGCCCTTTATGATGACCGTTGCAATAGCAGCGTCAACCGCGTTTTCTACGCCAATAGCGTCTCCGGTGAACACCTTGGTGTTGGTGCCGGGTAATTACCGTTTTATCGATTTCGTGAAGGTGGGGTTACCGTTACAGATTATGGCGATGATCATCACTTTGCTGATAACGCCGCTGATATTCCCGTTTTAAAACCTTCTACTTAAGTCTGGTAACGGGGTATTATCCGTGCTGAATAAAAAAATAATTTGATAGGTTTTAAATTCATGAGTGAACGCGAGTATAGAACAGTTAAAGCATCTCAGACGGTACTTAAAGAGCTGATGGTGCCATCCTATGCAAACTTTGGTGGTAAGGTTCATGGCGGTTTTATACTATCGTTGATGGATAAGATCGCTTATACCTGCGCAGCATCACATGTGAAAGGTTACTGTGTTACGGCCTCTGTTGACTCTGTCGATTTTTTAAATCCAGTTGAAGTAGGTGATCTTCTCACCCTATCGGCTTCGGTTAACTATGTCGGTAATTCGTCACTTGAGATCGGCATTAAGGTTGTTTCTGAAGACTTTCGCCTCGGGATAGTGAAGCATACAAATACTTCCTATTTCACTATGGTGGCGATGGATGAAGATACTCGTAAGCCTGTGCCTGTCCCCGGCCTAATTCTTGAAGATGAACAAGAGATCAAACGTTTCATCGAAGGAAAGATTCGTAAGAGCCTTAAAACCGGACATCGAGCGGAGATGAAAAAGATCCGTAAGGGCCTGGATATGATCAAAGAGATCAATGCGCTTGAGGGTGAAAACTGTCGACTTTATAAGCTCTGATTTTGGTCTATTTGATTTTTAACGTCTGAATCTAAAAGAACACTACTTAGTCTGTTTTCTCCGCAAGGCTTTCCAGATATGCCGGCAGTTGCATATTGAAAAGATAGTCTCGGGCCTTGCTGAGCAAAGTAGAAGCGGCCGGGCTCAGTGAGCGGCCTTTACGGCTGACGAGACAGATTTCCCTGCGCATAAGGGGATCAATTAAAGGTACGAAGCGTAGTTCTTTAAACGACTCAGTACTGGCTGCCAGGGCGGGTAGTACTGAGATTCCGATCCCTTGCCTGATTAGTGCGGCCATACCGGCTGGATTCGATACTTCAAGCATCGCTTTTCGATCTGACAGCTTAAACTGGCCGGCTTGCTTAAATTGATTCAATTGAGCCCGAATGCCGGTATCGGCGGAAAGAAACAGCAAGTCTTCTTCAACCAATTGTTGCCAATTAATGTTTTGTAGCAAGCTAAATGGATGGGTTGCCGGCACGACCACGCCGTATCGATCTGTTAGCACGGGCTGATAGTTGAGTTCCGGGTGGGCTGAATGGTTGGCTCCGATCCCGAAATCAACGTTGTTATCCAATACTTTCTGTTCGATCTGTCCGGCGCTATCATCGTGTAATGAGATAGCAATATCCGGAAACTGTTTACGGTAATCATCCACCACGGGCGGTAGCAGGCGGCTGATGGTAGAAGGGGAGGCAGCGATGGCAACTTGTCCTTGTTGTTGCCCCGCAATCGCTTTCAGGTCGTTTATGCCGGTATCAAAATCAGAGATCAGCTTTTCGGCCACCGGACGAAATTGTTCGCCTTCGTGGGTCAGCAGTACCCGCCGGGTGGTTCGGTCAAACAGGGTTAATCCAACCGATTGCTCCAATTGCTTAACGGTGGCTGTAAGACTGGATTGGGTCAGGTGAAGCCTGTTGGCAGCCTGAGTAAAGCTGCCGCAGTGAGCGACTTCTGTGAATGCTCGCAGATGGCGTATTGAGAGATTTCCGGACATTTATTGTTTGTGCCAATTAATTGATCATATTTTATCGTTTGAATGATAAATGATTTTTCTGCATTATGACCAGCAATTTAGTTACCACTGATCCGACAGGTTGAAAGATGATTCCACGCATTGCTGAGATTGATAACACCCAGAAACATTATCTGGAATTCATTGAAGCCTTAAAAAACAGTGGCTTTGATGGTGAACTTAATCCTGATTATGCGAACAGAGTTGTACTTTCTACGGATAACAGCATTTATCAGGTTCTGCCGCAGGGTGTTGTTTATCCTAAATCAGTTGAAGATTTGGTTGTCTTGGCAGGCCTGGCAGCGGAGCCTCGCTTCAATGGAATAGTGCTCAGTGCCCGGGGTGGAGGTACGGGTACCAATGGTCAGTCATTGAGTGATGGTTTGATTGTCGATGTATCCCGGCATATGAATCAAATTCTAGAAATCAACGCTGAGGAGCGCTGGGTCAGGGTTCAGGGTGGGGTGGTTAAAGATCAATTGAACCTTGCTTTAAAGCCTTACGGACTATTTTTTGCGCCGGAGCTTTCCACCAGCAACCGGGCAACGATTGGCGGCATGATCAATACTGATGCCAGTGGCCAGGGCTCATGTATGTATGGAAAGACCCGGGATCACGTACTTGAGCTAAAATCTGTCTTTCTTGATGGTACTCTTTGGCGTTCTGGCCCGCTTGATGATGAAGCGCTCGAGCAGGTTAAACAACGTGATGACCGTGTTGGTGATGTGCATCGGGTTGTTGATGAGGTTTTTACTGAGAACAGCGAACTGATCGATGCAAAATTTCCCAAATTAAACCGCTGCCTTACCGGCTATGACCTGGCTCATATTCGTGATGAAGAGGGACGCTTTAATCTTAACTCTGTTCTTTGTGGTGCCGAGGGTTCGCTTGCCTTTATTGCCGAAGCGAAACTGAATGTCTTACCAATCCCTAAATACTCGGCCTTAGTCAATCTTAAGTACGCCGGTTTTCAGGCGTCACTCGAAGACGCGGCTGATCTAATGACATGGGGGCCAACCTCCATCGAAACCGTTGACTCTAAAGTGTTGAATCTGGCGATGAATGACATTATCTGGGAGTCAGTCAGAGACTATTTTCCTCAGCAAGAGGGAGAGCCCGCTATTCAGGGAATCAATCTGGTCGAGTATACAGGTGATGATGAGGCGTCTTTACGGCAAAAAATCGATAAGTTAACCGCTTATCTGGATACGGTTTCAGATCAGCCCGGGAAAGCTTTCGGCTATTCCGTTGTATTCGGATCAGTCGAGGTTAATAAAATCTGGGCGATGCGAAAGAAATCGGTAGGTCTGTTGGGTAATGCTAAGGGTGAACAGCGTCCAATTCCCTTTGTTGAAGATACGGCTGTTCCACCAGAAAATCTTGCTGCCTATATCAAAGAGTTTCGTGAACTGCTCGATAGCCACAATTTAGCCTACGGCATGTTTGGTCATGTTGATGCCGGTGTATTGCATGTGCGGCCAGCGATCGATATGAAAAATGAGGTTGAAGAGGGGTTGATTCGGATTATCTCCGACGGGGTTGTGGCTCTGACTCAGAAATATAATGGTTTGATCTGGGGAGAGCACGGTAAAGGGGTTCGTTCTGAATACGCGCCCGCTTTTTTCGGTGAGCTCTACCCACAACTGCAGCGTATTAAAGGTACTTTTGATCCGGCGAATCAGCTGAATCCGGGTAAAATTTGTACCCCGATGATTGATGGTGCTGAACTGCTTAAGATTGATGAGGTCCCTACGCGAGGTCAGTTTGATCGTCAGATTCCTGCTGCTGCCCGTGATGAATATACGCAGGCGATGTTTTGTAATGGTAATGGCGGCTGTTATAACTTTGATCCGAATGATGCTATGTGTCCTTCCTGGAAAGCTACCCGAGAGCGTAAGCATTCACCGAAAGGGCGCGCGTCATTGGTTCGGGAGTGGTTGCGCCTGATGTCCTTGCAAGGGGTCGATATTGTCGCCGAAGGCCGTAAGGTGCGTTACGGCTCTTTTCTGGGCAGTTTGCCAGAAAGAATGAAGAACAGCTGGCGTAAAAAACAGGGGCAGTATGACTTCAACCACGAGGTTCATGAGGCGATGATGGGTTGCCTGGCATGTAAATCTTGTGTGGCTCAGTGCCCGATAAAAGTTAATGTTCCTGATTTTCGTTCCCGTTTTCTGGAAGCCTACTACAGTCGTTATCTGCGGCCGATGAAGGATTATATGGTGGGCGGGCTGGAATATATGATTCCTTATCTGGCGCGTTTCCCGGCGATCTACAACGGTACGATGAATAACAGCGTTATTCGCTCAGTGTTCAAACGATGGGTGGGTATGATCGATAGTCCTCCTATCTGTACTAACAGCTTAAAACAGGGCATGGATGAGCGTAATGTACAATTTGCCAGCGCTGAAGCACTATCGGCAATTGCACCTGATCAGCGTGATCGTTCAGTTATTATCGTCCAGGATGCTTTTACCAGCTATTTTGAAACCCAACTGGTGCTAGACGTTATCGAGTTTTTACAGCGCACCGGGTTTAACGTGCTGATAGCACCGTTTAAGCCTAATGGTAAGCCGTTGCATGTACATGGTTTCAAAGGCGCATTTAATAAAGCAGCCGATGCCAATACGCGGATGTTACAAGAGTTTACCAGCAGTGGAATACCGATGATTGGTATAGACCCTTCTATGACATTGACCTATCGTCAAGAGTATGTCGATGATGGGACTCGTCTTAAAATAGAGGTGCAGTTATTGCAGGAGTGGTTGGTTAAGCACTGTGATCAGTTAAACCTCAAAGCAGCTGATCTTCCACAAAATAGCTATAAACTGCTGGCGCATTGTTCCGAAAAAACATCTGCAGCCGCCTCTATGGCAGATTGGAAACAGGTCTATCAGGCTTTAGGGCAGACTCTTGAGCTTCAGGCGACCGGCTGTTGCGGTATGGCAGGGACTTATGGCCATGAAACTGAGAATTTCGATACGTCCAGAAAGATCTATGATCTGAGTTGGGCTGAAGTGGTGGCTGATCCTGCTAATGAAGATAAGCTTGTTGCCAGTGGTTATTCTTGTCGTAGTCAGGTTAAGCGCTTAGATGAAAAGCAGATTCCTCATCCGGCCCAGGTGTTGTTAAGTCTTTTAAAGACACCTGTTTAAACTCTGTTATAAGGCCATCATAAAGCTGAAGTACTACTTTGTATTTTGGCTTTTTTCTTTTTGGGCTTCGATATATTTTCGATCCATCTCGCCATATTGACGTTCGTAGGACTTGGGGTCTGAGCGCCACAGACGAAAAAGCTTACGATCATTGCTAGCCATGGGGGGCGGATTTAGCTTTCGACGCTGTAGTGCCTGCCAGGTGACAGGAATAAACATGACCGCAACAAATATAATGACGATAATCAGTTTGTATTCTTCAAACACAGGATGCAGTCTCTCAGCTAAATTTAGCTTATATTAACCTTAAATGACTTTAACTTCTGCGGAAAAATGCGATGACAGATACTGATGGTAAGGCGGCTGATAGATCTGCGCTTTGGAATACACGTTATCGCAGTAAAGCGAAAATGATTGCCCCATTGCCTACCGGATTACAGGCAAAGTTGCAGCAGCTGCGTAAGGGCAGAACGCTGGATCTGGCTTGTGGAGAGGGGGCCGCTTCGCTACAGCTTGCTGCAGAAGGACATGATGTTGTTGCTGTTGATTTTGCACAAGAGGGGTTGAATCGATTGCAACTGTTTGCAGAGCAGCAGAGGGTTAATGTGGAGCTCCATGAGTTAGATCTCAATGTTCAAGGAGCGTTATCTGCGTTGGGTCGCTTTGATAATATAGTTGTTCTTCGTTATTTGCCGGAGCTTTCTCTGCTACGACAACTTCCTGATCTTATGGTCCCCTCAGGCCGTTTATTTATATCGACCTTTAATCAGGATCATCACCGTCAAACCGGTTTTTCACAGCGGTTCTGTTTAAAGCCTGGCGAACTGCTTAATAGTCTGCCGCAGCTTTCGCTGATTGAGTATGAAGACGGGACGGAAAAAGAAGAGCCGATGGATAGCTATATTTTTCAGAAATAGCTTCCATGGCAAAGGGGTTTCCTCCTATAGTGCAAGTGCAAAAAAATTGTATATCAGTGATGATAGTCTGCGATGATTTATAATCCTGTGAAATGAATAACTGATCAATTTAAGGAGCCCGTAGTGGACGATTTATTACCTGAACTGTGTGACCAGTTTCCTGAGCTGGTACAGGTTGTGGAGCCGATGTTTGGCAATTTTGGTGGGCGAGAGCGTTTTGGTGGCGAGATCGTTACATTAAAAGCCTTCGAAGATAACTCACTGGTACGTGAGCAGGTTGCGCTGGCAGGTGAAGGCCGGGTGTTGGTCGTTGACGGTGGCGGCTCAATGCGTAAAGCGATGCTGGGGGATATGCTGGCAGAAAAAGCAGCGCTAAACGGCTGGGCTGGAATCATTATTTATGGCGCGATTCGTGATGTAAATGCGATCAGTGACACCGACCTGGGTGTACAGGCGTTGGGAACCCATCCCATGAAGACTGAGAAAAAAGGCTTGGGTGAGTTAAATGTTGACCTTACTTTTGGGGGTGTAACCTTTAAGCCAGGGCAGTATGTCTACGCCGATAATAATGGCATTCTGGTATCGCCGGAAAAACTTGAAGTAAAGTAAAAGCCGTTAAGGTTTATGTCAGACTCGTGACTATAAAACCTCTGCAGGTATCGCCTGCAGAGGTTTTTTTATGAACGCAGTGGTTATGATTATTTAAACGTATCCGCGAACAGGTTGTTCGACCAATCGAACATGTCGTTAAAGTTACCAGAGCTCCAGTTATGTGCTTCTCCGAGTGATCCGGGGACAAGCCGCATGGATCCGGTATCAGGATCGTAGCTGTACACCGCCGTTAACCAGGAAGCCTGATCATAAGTGATAGGGCTGAAACAGGCCGAGTTAGTGGTGATATTTTGTAGTCGTTCTTCGGTATAGCTTGATTGCCCATGGGCGGTACGAATAATGCTGTCAGCACAAATTTTGGCCTGAGCATTAGCCATATGACCTGATTTAGGCTGAGCAGTACCCTGCGCATCACCAATAATATACACATCCTGAAACAGAGTGTTCGTGGTTGCGTAGGTAACCGGGTCAACGTCTGCCCAGCGAGAGTCTCCGGTCAGGCCACTTGCTTTTAGTATCCATTGGGCGCTGTGGGTGGGAATGACATTAACAACATCGCCTTCGAAGCTGCCTTGAGTTGTATGGACTACTTTATTGTCTGAGTCGACAGATTCAACCTGAGCATCTGGAATATATTCAATAATGTCGCCATACAGGTCATTAAATGCGCGGGTAAAGGTGCCTTTCTCTGCCTGAATGCCCGGGTTGGCATCTAAAACAACTACTCTTGGCGGAGTGCTTCCGCTCCCATCAAGATAACCGCTTCGCCGGCCAAGAATGTCTGCTACTACACAAGCCCGTTCATAGGGCCCGGGAGGGCAGCGGTAAGGCGATTTAGGCACGGTCATCACAAAGGTGCCGGCATCTGGCATGGCGCGTATCTGATTACGTAACTTATTAGTCTGACCGCCTGCAATCCAGGCATGGTGAATTTTTTTAAAATCAAGCCCCGGGATCTTATCAAACCTGATACCTGTGGCGACCACTAAGCTGTCGTAGGATATCCAACCCGCATTTTTTAGCTTTATTTGCTTTTCTGGTCCCAGTATTTTTTGAGCTTTATCTCTTATTACGTTAACACCGTATTTCAGTTGCAGATCGTTATACTCAAATTTTAGATCTGCAACCTTTAATCGCTCGTTTAAAACCAGGTTACTCATTACGCAGGATACATGCTTTGCTTTGGGTTCAATTAAGGTCACGGCAATCTGTCCTTCGCTCCACATGCGAATATACTTAGCGATGGTGCAGCCTGCAAAGCCGCCGCCCAGGACCGTTACGTGGTGAATAGGCTCAGCTGCTTTAGCGGTTGAGCCGTTAGTAAGTGCGAGTGCTGCAGCGGAAGCTGGCACCATCTGGATAAAATTACGACGTGTTAAAGACATTTTTAATCCCTCCAGCCTGCTAATGGCAAGCTATATCGATGTGTACGAACGAGCTCGAAGATTCTTAATCATCACCATTTTCAGGAAGGGTGGAGTAATACTGAGCTATTCGTCTTATTTGATCGTTGGTATAACCGAGGGCCTGGTGATCCATAATGTCTTCAGCGCGATCTTCTCCTTTCATATCGAGAAGGTGATCAGCCTGATCTTTAGCTTCGTCACCACCAAGGTCTGGATAAGAACCTCTGGCATAGCCGTTGGTTCCATGGCATTGGGCACACTGAGCTGCAATCATACGGTTCACAGTTGGGTCTTCTGCGACAGCAGAATTCAGAGGCAATATAAAGATAACTGATATAATGGCGAGCTTGCTGGAAAAGCCTGTAGAGAAAGGACTCATACAATCCACCTTACTTATTGAGTTAAGTTGATGCAGAACTTCTTGATCTGCATTTGACTTCCCCCCCCAACAAGCGACAACGTCTGTTGTACAACCCAATATATAGATAAGAAATATATGTTTAACACTGCTTGAGTCCCCAAAATGGGTTGTTTAGGACATATGTTCAGTGAAATTTCGAAAATATGAAGGTTTTTTCACGGAATTATTGTTTACAGCATGGTTATTTTTAAACTGTCGATGACGTAAGATCAGCTCCGGGTGTTTTTCAATTAATCGTATTGGATGATAATTGTGTACAAACTACTGATATTTGATTGGGATGGAACGGTTATTGATTCAGCTGCCCGGATTATTTCCAGTATGCAAAAAGCAGCACAGGATCTTAGTCAGCCTGAGCTGACTGATGAAGCGGTACGAAATATTATCGGTCTGGGTTTACCCGAAGCGATTCAGGTGCTTATTCCTGGTGTAGACGAGTCTGTTATTCCGCAGATGCGAGAGCGTTACGGTCATTATTATCTCGGTGTTGATGATACTCCAACAGAGTTATTTGAGGGGGTAGAGCAAACCCTCAATAATCTAAAAGATAAGGGTTACCGGCTGGCGGTAGCCACTGGTAAGAGTCGACGTGGCTTGCAAAGGGTGTTTGAAGATACGGGGCTGGAATACCTGTTTGAAACGTCTCGCTGTGCTGACGAAACGACGTCGAAACCGCATCCACACATGCTGGAAGAGATTCTTCAGGAAACCGGCTTGAATGCTGCCGATGCTGTTATGATCGGGGATACTGAATTTGATCTGGAAATGGGTGTCAGAGCTGGAATGGATACGATAGCTGTTAGTTATGGTGCGCATCATGTTGACCGATTAAAAGCCTATAAGCCTGTGCTGGTAATGAATAACTTTCCCGATTTGGAAAGCTGGCTAGCTAAGAAACACTTTCAAGTATAAGCAACCGTTAAGTAATTTAAGGAGAAGCAAGTGGGCTTAAATCCCTGGGAAGCTGATGATAGTAAGGATGCTGAAGCGATCAAGAAATACGAGACTAAAACAAAGGAATGGCGGTTAATAGAGCGCGTTGTTCTGGGTCTTCAGAAAGAGCAGCGCAGTGCCCGACGCTGGGGTATTTTCTTTAAACTCTTGACGTTCGGATACCTGTTCGTGATTCTCGGTATCTATTTATTTGCTGATAGTTTTGCGCCGGAGATAGACGAAAGCGGACCTCATACCGCGGTTGTGCAGGTAAAAGGGGTCATTGCTGATGGTGAAGAAGCCAGTGCCGACGCTATTATTCATGCACTGAGAAAAGCGTTTAAGGCTGAGGACTCTACAGCGGTTATTCTGCGGATTAACAGTCCCGGTGGAAGTCCTGTTCAATCGGGATATGTTTATGATGAAGTTAAGCGTCTGAGGGAGCTTCACCCGGATAAAAAAGCATACGCGGTTATTACTGATATTGGCGCTTCAGGTGCCTACTATATCGCAGCCGCAGCCGATGAGATCTACGCAGACAAAGCAAGCCTGGTGGGGTCTATCGGTGTTGTTTCATCAGGCTTTGGTTTTGTTGATCTGATGGAAAAGGTTGGCGTAGAGCGTCGAAACCTGATCGCAGGGGAAAATAAAACCTTCCTGGACCCTTTTTCACCTTTGTCAGATAAAGACCGTGCGTTTTGGCAGACTGTTCTGAATACCACCCATAAGCAGTTTATCGAACAGGTGCGACAAGGGCGGGGAGATCGTTTGAAAGAAAATGATCAACTGTTCAGTGGCTTGGTATGGACAGGAGAGCAAGCTGTCGATCTGGGATTGGTTGATGGTTTGGGTAGCAGTAGTTATGTTGCGCGTCAGATTATTGGTGCTGAAAAGCTTGTCGACTATACACCTAAAGGGACTCCCTTTGAGCAGCTGATTGATCAGCTCGGTGTTAGCTTCGCAAAGAGTATGGCAACTCAGTTAGGGCTTAATGGGGCCGTGCAGTTGCGCTGAATACTTTACTGATACAGTTAGTTTTTCAGTGGGATGATAAAAAGCCGATACATTAGTGTATCGGCTTTTTTTGTGCTTTATTACATCCATAAGTATCTGTTGCCCGTCCTGTTAATTAATAGAGGAGTTAAGCTATGAGTTATCCAATTGAAGGCAGCTGCCAGTGTGGTGGAGTTAAATACCGCTTGCTTGAAGCTCCGCAGATGGTGGTCGCATGTCACTGTAAAGAGTGCCAGAAGCTCTCCACCAGTGCGTTTAGTATCACAGCGATGGTGAAGGCGTCCGGGATAATATTTGAAGGAGAGATGTTAGAGTGGATCCGACCTGCAGATAGTGGCAATATCAGTGCCGC
The genomic region above belongs to Amphritea japonica ATCC BAA-1530 and contains:
- a CDS encoding class I SAM-dependent methyltransferase; translated protein: MTDTDGKAADRSALWNTRYRSKAKMIAPLPTGLQAKLQQLRKGRTLDLACGEGAASLQLAAEGHDVVAVDFAQEGLNRLQLFAEQQRVNVELHELDLNVQGALSALGRFDNIVVLRYLPELSLLRQLPDLMVPSGRLFISTFNQDHHRQTGFSQRFCLKPGELLNSLPQLSLIEYEDGTEKEEPMDSYIFQK
- the rraA gene encoding ribonuclease E activity regulator RraA, whose translation is MDDLLPELCDQFPELVQVVEPMFGNFGGRERFGGEIVTLKAFEDNSLVREQVALAGEGRVLVVDGGGSMRKAMLGDMLAEKAALNGWAGIIIYGAIRDVNAISDTDLGVQALGTHPMKTEKKGLGELNVDLTFGGVTFKPGQYVYADNNGILVSPEKLEVK
- a CDS encoding NAD(P)/FAD-dependent oxidoreductase, with the translated sequence MSLTRRNFIQMVPASAAALALTNGSTAKAAEPIHHVTVLGGGFAGCTIAKYIRMWSEGQIAVTLIEPKAKHVSCVMSNLVLNERLKVADLKFEYNDLQLKYGVNVIRDKAQKILGPEKQIKLKNAGWISYDSLVVATGIRFDKIPGLDFKKIHHAWIAGGQTNKLRNQIRAMPDAGTFVMTVPKSPYRCPPGPYERACVVADILGRRSGYLDGSGSTPPRVVVLDANPGIQAEKGTFTRAFNDLYGDIIEYIPDAQVESVDSDNKVVHTTQGSFEGDVVNVIPTHSAQWILKASGLTGDSRWADVDPVTYATTNTLFQDVYIIGDAQGTAQPKSGHMANAQAKICADSIIRTAHGQSSYTEERLQNITTNSACFSPITYDQASWLTAVYSYDPDTGSMRLVPGSLGEAHNWSSGNFNDMFDWSNNLFADTFK
- a CDS encoding c-type cytochrome, with translation MSPFSTGFSSKLAIISVIFILPLNSAVAEDPTVNRMIAAQCAQCHGTNGYARGSYPDLGGDEAKDQADHLLDMKGEDRAEDIMDHQALGYTNDQIRRIAQYYSTLPENGDD
- a CDS encoding HAD family hydrolase — encoded protein: MIIVYKLLIFDWDGTVIDSAARIISSMQKAAQDLSQPELTDEAVRNIIGLGLPEAIQVLIPGVDESVIPQMRERYGHYYLGVDDTPTELFEGVEQTLNNLKDKGYRLAVATGKSRRGLQRVFEDTGLEYLFETSRCADETTSKPHPHMLEEILQETGLNAADAVMIGDTEFDLEMGVRAGMDTIAVSYGAHHVDRLKAYKPVLVMNNFPDLESWLAKKHFQV
- the sppA gene encoding signal peptide peptidase SppA — protein: MGLNPWEADDSKDAEAIKKYETKTKEWRLIERVVLGLQKEQRSARRWGIFFKLLTFGYLFVILGIYLFADSFAPEIDESGPHTAVVQVKGVIADGEEASADAIIHALRKAFKAEDSTAVILRINSPGGSPVQSGYVYDEVKRLRELHPDKKAYAVITDIGASGAYYIAAAADEIYADKASLVGSIGVVSSGFGFVDLMEKVGVERRNLIAGENKTFLDPFSPLSDKDRAFWQTVLNTTHKQFIEQVRQGRGDRLKENDQLFSGLVWTGEQAVDLGLVDGLGSSSYVARQIIGAEKLVDYTPKGTPFEQLIDQLGVSFAKSMATQLGLNGAVQLR
- a CDS encoding GFA family protein, whose translation is MSYPIEGSCQCGGVKYRLLEAPQMVVACHCKECQKLSTSAFSITAMVKASGIIFEGEMLEWIRPADSGNISAARFCPSCGNRIYHFNPAEPDVIKLKPSNLSDTSIINPTAHLWVSEKQDWYDIPDGVKVFEKQP